The sequence below is a genomic window from Microvirga mediterraneensis.
GCCATGAGAGCCCAGATAATGCGGGCCATCTTGTTGGCCAACGCCACCCGCACCAGCATCGGCGGCTTACGCGCGACCATGCGCGCCATCCACGAGCCCGCGGGAGCCCCGTTGCGAGCCACCCACCGGACGACGGCACCGGCGCCGATGATCAGCAGGCGACGCAAGGTCCGCTCGCCCATCTTGGAGGTCGCGCCCAGCTTCTGCTTGCCGCCGGTCGAATGCTGCAAGGGTGTGAGCCCCACCCAGGCGGCAAAGTCCCGCCCGCGCTTGAAGGTCTCAGCCGGTGGTGCCAGCGCCGCCAGAGCCACCGCGGTCACTGGACCGACGCCCGGGATAGTCATCAGCCGCCGCGCTGTCTCGTTCTCTTTCGCTCGTCGGGCGACCTCTTGGTCCAAGCCTGCAATCTTCTCATCCAGGCGATGGAGCGTCTCGATCAGCATCTGGAGGATCGGTCGGGCAATCTCAGGGATGGGTTCGTCCGGATCCTCAACAGCCCGCACGAGCTGATGCACATGAGCCGGGCCTTTGGCCACCACGATGCCGAACTCGGTCAGGTGCCCACGTAGGGCGTTGATGATCTGGGTTCGCTGCCTGACCAGGAGATCGCGGGCCCGGAACACGAGGGTGGCGGCTTGGGCCTGCTCGCTCTTAGGCGCTACAAAGCGCATGGTCGGGCGCTGGGCCGCCTCGCAGATCGCTTCCGCATCCGCCGCATCGTTCTTCTGGCGCTTGACGAAAGGCTTCACGTAAGCCGGCGGGATCAGCCGGACCGTGTGACCCAGCCTGCCGATCTCGCGCGCCCAATGATGTGAGCTGCCGCAGGCCTCCATCGCCACGGTGCAGGACGGCTGCGCTGCGAAGAACGCCAGAACCTGATGCCGCCGCAGCTTATTGCGGAACAGGACCGCTCCGGAGGCATCAGCTCCGTGCGCTTGAAAGACATTCTTCGCAAGATCCAAACCGATTGTGCTAACCTCTCCCATGGACGCCTCCCTCAAGTGGTGCTCATCAACACCTCCACTTTGGCACACCAAGGCCGTTGGGGGGCGTCCACCCCATCAGATCCCTAATCTTTGGCATCATGTGAGGCGACCCTTAAGTCCAGCCTTTGAGCGCTAACCATTTGAGCGCCGACAGGCTCGGCATGAACAGGTACTCGCCGCCCTTCATGACGTTGAACGTCTGCACCCCATCAATGCGTTTGCGTGCCGGCGCTTGGGGGATCGTAAAGCGACCATCCTCCTCATGCAGGCCCACGATCGGGTCGCGCTCCTCGCCGAGATCGACGAAATTGCCACGATTGATCCATTCCTGCTGCATGAACTCGATCGTGTCATAGGCGCGCGCGCTGATGAAGATGAAGAAGATACCGCGATCACCCTTGGCATCGTCCTCGGGCGCGACGTCCTCAGAATAGACCGGACCGAAAGTCGAGGACCGGCGTATGATCCGATGGATGTTGATGTCGGTCAGCAGGGTGAGCTCGGAGTCGCGCGGATTGAGGCGGCGCATATGGCAGCCAAGCGGCACGATCCGTCCCTTGGGATCGTCCTTGAAATTGAAGTCGTTATTGCGCTGCGGATCAGCGCCGAGTTCCGGGTCGT
It includes:
- a CDS encoding IS110 family transposase translates to MGEVSTIGLDLAKNVFQAHGADASGAVLFRNKLRRHQVLAFFAAQPSCTVAMEACGSSHHWAREIGRLGHTVRLIPPAYVKPFVKRQKNDAADAEAICEAAQRPTMRFVAPKSEQAQAATLVFRARDLLVRQRTQIINALRGHLTEFGIVVAKGPAHVHQLVRAVEDPDEPIPEIARPILQMLIETLHRLDEKIAGLDQEVARRAKENETARRLMTIPGVGPVTAVALAALAPPAETFKRGRDFAAWVGLTPLQHSTGGKQKLGATSKMGERTLRRLLIIGAGAVVRWVARNGAPAGSWMARMVARKPPMLVRVALANKMARIIWALMARGGVYQAPVAAA